The region AGGTTCATCTGGTGGAGCAGGCGATGGTGGCGGCGATTGGGGCTGGGCTTCCCATTACGGAACCGGGCGGAAATATGGTCGTCGATATTGGCGGCGGCACGACGGATATCGCGGTGATCTCGCTGGCGGGCATTGTGTATTCGCGGTCGGTGCGTATGGCCGGCAACCAGATGGACGACGCGATCACGACGTACATCAAGCGGAAGTACAACCTGCTGATCGGCGAGCGGACGGCGGAACAGATCAAGATGGAGCTGGGTTCGGCGTTTCCGCTGGACAAGCCGCTGACGAAGACGATTACCGGGCGCAACCTGATTGAGGGCGTGCCGAAGACGATTTCGATCGACGACTCCGAGATCCGGGAGGCTCTGAGCGAGTGCATTGCGACGATCATCAATGGGATTCGCGTAGCCCTGGAGCGCACGCCGCCGGAGCTTTCCGCGGATATTTCTGATCGCGGCATCGTGCTGACAGGTGGCGGAGCGCTGATCAAGAATCTGGATAAGCGCATTCGCGAGGAGACGGGGCTGCCGGTTTCGGTGGCGGACGATCCTCTGGCGAGCGTGGTGCTGGGGACTGGGCAGATGCTTTCCAACTTCAAGCTGCTGCGGAAGATCTCGATCGACTAGTGGAAGTACAGAAAGCAGAAGCAAAGACAAATACTGAGGTTCTGCGCTTCGCGCAGAATGACGGGCCTCACTTTGGACGCATGACTCGGCTAGACTGGGTCATGCGTTTTTCTTTGGTGGTTGCGGGCTCTCTTCTTTGTGGTTTTGTTCAGGCTCAACAGGCTCTTCCTCCGCTGGGGATGCAGCCGGTGGTGAACCCGGACCATACGGTGACGTTTCACTATGTTGCGCCTGAGGCTACGACGGCTTTGGTTTCGATCGACGTGAGCAAGACGCCGTTTCCGATGACCAAGGATGCGGCGGGGGTGTGGACGTATACGACGGCTGTGCTGCCGCCGGAGATCTACGGGTATCACTTTGAAGTGGATGGGCGGATGGCGCTCGATCCGCATAGTGTGACGATCAAGGCTAGCTATACGTCGGTGGGGGATGGGTTTCTGGTGCCGGGCTCGCCGGCGCAGCCGTGGGAGACGACCGCGGTTCCGCATGGGACGGTGCATGTGCACACGTTCACGACCAAGGTGGTGCAGGGGCTCGAGGCGAACCAGGACTTTGTCTATGTGTATACGCCGCCGGGGTATGACGCGAAGGCGAAGACGAAGTATCCGGTGCTTTATCTGCTGCATGGGTGGTCGGATACGGCTGGAGGGTGGAGCACGATTGGGCAGGCGAATTACATCCTGGACAACCTGATTGCGGCGGGGAAGGCTAAGCCGATGATCGTGGTGATGCCGCTGGGGTATGGGGATATGAGCTTTGTGCGGTCGGGGGGCGGGGTTTGGCAGGACTTGGCGCAGATTGACCATAATGTAGCGCTATTTCAGCAGTCGCTGCTGACGGAGGTGATTCCGCAGGTGGAGGCGAATTATAAGGTTGCGCCGGGGCGGGATAACCGGGCGATTGCTGGGCTTTCGATGGGCGGGCTGGAGTCGGTGAGCGTGGGGCTGAAGAATACGGAGATGTTTGGGTGGGTCGGCGGGTTCAGCTCTGCTGTCCACATGTTGAAGCCGGAGGCGCTGGCGGGGCTGGATGCAAAGAAGGCGAACCTGCATCTGCTTTGGATTGCGTGTGGGACGTCTGACGATTTGATTGAGCCGAACCGGCGGCTGGTTACGGAGTTGAAGGCGGCGGGGATGCCGGTGACGGCTGTGGAGACTTCTGGGGCGCATACGTGGCTGGTATGGAGGGACAACCTGGTGACGTTCGCTCCGCTGCTGTTTCAAGGGAAGTAGACTTTTCCACTTGTTTGCCGACTCTCAGGCGAGCTCCAGAGCGTGTTAGGCTTACAACTTCTATGGCCTTTGCTCCCTTTGAACCTGCTCCTCTGAATCATGCGTCGATGGCTGAGATTGCTGCGACGCTTGGAACCTTTCCTCCCCTTCGCATTCCGCGAGTCAACCAGTATCCGGCAGGGCTTTCGTACTGGAGCGTCACTGAGCATGCCCAGAAGAATGGCGGCTATCCAGTGGCGGGCTGGAGCGTGGCCTGGAGTCCGGGGACGCTGATTTCCGCTAACGATCATTGCGTGTGGATGCGCGAGGATGGAACGCTGATCGACCTGATGGCGGCTAGCCCGGGGATGCAGGGATTTACGACGTTCCTCATGCTTGGGGACCAGATGGCGGCGGATGTGGATCTGCGGTATCCGGTGGTGAAGCCTAATTTCACGATCAAGTTGACGGACGCGCCTGAGCTGGTGGAGGCCGAGCGTCGCTATGAGCGCTGGCTTTCGTTGAATCTGAAGCTGCGGGAGATGCTGAAGAAGATGGGCTGGCAGTGGAATCCCGGGAGCGGGTGGTTCGGCGGGAACGAGTCAGTGGCCGCGGAGATGCTGGGGCAGCAGGTGTATGAGGCGCAGCGATCCTTCCTGGAGCTGAACGATTCGATCTATGAGGCGCCCAAGGGGTAGTTGCCAAGTTCATCAAGAAGCAAAGAAAAAAGACCGCCGGTGCGGTCTTTTTTCTTTGCTTCAGTGCGCGCGGGGCTCGACCAGGATGGGGACTTCCCTGGTGGGGCGGATGGTGAACTTGGGGGTGATGGGGACTGTTTGCTGGGTGGGGTCTGGGAGGGTGAGACGATGGTGCTGGAGGACGGTGGCTAGCATGAGGACGCCTTCAGTCCAGGCGAAGCCTTCTCCGATGCAGTAACGGGCTCCGCCGCCGAAGGGGAAGTAGGCGAATTTGGGGCGGGTGGCTTTGGCTTCGTCGGTGAAGCGGAGGGGGTCAAAGTGGGTGGGGTTGGGCCACCAGCGTTCGTCGTGGTGGACGACGAGTTGGGAGGCGATGAGGTGGGCGCCTTTGGGGATGAACTCGCCGGTGCGCATGGTGTAGTCCTGGGTGGCGGTGCGGGCTACGACCCAGGCGGGTGGGTAGAGACGCATGGACTCGGCGAAGAACATTTCGAGGGGCTTGAGGTTGGGGAAGTCGGCGGCTTCTGGTGGGCGGTCTCCGCAGACGTCCTTGATGACTTCGGCTAAGTGCTGCTGATGAGTTGTGTGCTTGGCTGCTAGCCAGAGACAGAAGGTAAGGGCGTTGGCAGTGGTTTCGTGGCCGGCGAGGAGGATGGTGAGGGCTTCGTCTCGGACCTGGCGATCGTTCATCTGGCCGGATTCGTCAGTGGCTTCCATGAGCATGCCGAGGAGGTCGTCGCCGAGGATGCCTGAGGCTCGGCGCTGGGCGATGATGCCGAAGATGAGGTCGTCGAGGGCTTTGAGGGCGCGCTTCATGCCGGGCATGGGGCCGATGGGGAAGCGCTCGAGGAAGGCTGCGCCGGGCAGGAGGGCGAAGGGGAGGTAGTCGTTGAAGGTGGCCATGGAATCGACGAAGGTCTGGATGCTGGCGTGGACATCCGAGCCGAGGAGGCAGCGGCTGGTGATGCGGAGGGTGAGGCGGACCATCTCGGCGTGGGCTTCTATCCCTCCTGAGGTGGGCCAGGCGGCGGTCATTTCCTGGGTGAGGCGGACGATCTCGCGGCCGTAGCCGGCGATGCGGGTGCGATGGAAGGCGGGGGCGGCTAGGCGGCGCTGGCGGAGGTGCAAGGGCTCTTCGCTGGTGAGGAGGCCGTCGCCGAGGATGCCGCGGGCGCGGCGGAGGACGACGCCGCGGAGGTGATGGGGGGCGTCGCGGACGAGCATGTCTTCTATTCGTTTTGGATCATTGAATTGAAATTGGCGGAAGCCGTTGGGGGTGCGGAAGGAGACGACGTCGCCGAAATGGGCGGCGTTTTGCTTGTAGAAGGCGGGGGAGTCGATGGCGAAGAGGGAGCCGTCGAGGATTCGGCGGGGGACGGATGGGCCGGGGGGCCAGGGTTTGCGGGTTGGCGAAGCGGGATTTTCTGGTGCCAAAGCGGTTTGCTTCCTCGCTACCCCTTGCGGGGTTTGTTGGGTGTGTTTACACCCTGGTGTTAGTAGACGCGATAATGGGTAGACGCAATGGAATCCTTTTTCTCCCGTTTCAAAAATCCGCTGGCCCTGATCGTGATCCTGCTGGTGCAGGCTGTCGCGCTGGGGGTGCAGATTCACAGGCCTACGGACCAGGCGAGCCCGGATGGGTCGCAGGTTCGGCTGCTGAGGCTTTGGGCGCTTTCGATTATGTCTCCGTTTGAGCGGGTCTCGACCGGGACGGGGCATGGGGTGCGTGGGGCGTGGTCGAACTATCTCGACCTGCGGCATGTGCGGCAGAATAACCAGGATCTGCGGCAGGAGATTGCGAACCTGCGGCTGCAGAGGGCAGCTCTGGCTGAGGATGCGCTCGAAGGGCAGAGGCTGCAATCGCTGCTGGGGTTTCAGCAGCATTATGTGTCGAAGACGGTGGCGGCGCAGGTGATCGGGACTTCGGGGACGGATCAGTCGCGGGTGCTGACGCTGGACAAGGGCGCACAGGACGGGCTGAAGCCGGATATGGCGGTGATCACGCCGGACGGGATCGTGGGCAAGCTGCGGGATGTGTTTCCGCATACGTCGCAGTTGCTGCTGGTAAGCGATCCGACGAGTGGGGCGGGAGTGATTCTGCAGGCGACGCGGATTCGGGCGATTCTGCATGGGAGTCCGCAGGGACGAATACAGATCAATAACCTGACGATCGATTCGCGGATCAAGCCGGGTGAGGTGGTGCTGACCTCGGGGGGCGACCAGGTGTTCCCGCGCGGGTTGCCGGTGGGGAAGGTTGAGTCGATGGTGCCGGACCCGGAGCATCAGCCGTATGCGCTGATCACGCTGAAGCCGGCGGCGAATCTGAACCAGTTGGAAGAGGTGCTGGTGATTACGGGGATCTCGCCGACGCTGGGCGCACAGACGCAGGAGGAGCTTGCGGCTGAGGCTGCTGCCCGGGCGGCGGATACCAGCGCGGAACGGCTGCCGGGGTTGAAGGCGGATAAGCCGGAGGCCGATCCGACCAAGCCTGTGGACCCGAACGCTCCTGCGGAGAATGCGCCGCCTCCATCCGATAATGCTCCGGGGCTGGTGCCGAAGCCGAAGCCTGTGGTTCATGCGGACCGGTTTACGTATGGGTCGCCTGCGGCTGCGGCAGATCTGACGCCGGGAGCACCGAAGAGTGATGCTGTTCCGGTGCCTCATGAGACCGCGCCGAAGGCCGATGTGCCTGCGAAGCCCAAGGCTGCGCCGAAGAGCGATGCTGCCAAACCTGAGGCTCCCAAGCCGGAGCAGGAGATTCCACAGTAATGGCGACACGTTCCTATACCTCGCGGCGGGAGCTCGAGGAGTATCACTTCAGTCCGTTTGTGACGGTGCTGGCCCCGCTGGTGCTGATCTTTCTGCAGGCTTACCTGCCGAAGGTCTTTCCGCGGCTGCTGATCCTGGATCTGCCGCTGATTGCGGTGATCTTCTTTTCGGTTTCGCGGAGGAGTCCGATTGCGGGGAGTCTGACGGGGGCGGCGATCGGGTTGTTTCAGGATCTGCTGACACATCAGCCGATCGGCGTGAACGGGATGGCGAAGACGGTGATCGGGTATGCGGCTTCGAGCATCGGGGTGCAGGTGGATGTGGAGAACCTGACGACGCGCATCCTGATGAACTTTGCGTTCTCTCTGCTGCAGTCCGTGCTGCTGTTTTTGATCAACCGGAACCTGCTGGGAGTGCATGGGTACAAGACGCAGTGGGTGCATGAGTTGATCCGGGCGGGGATCAATACGGGCGTGGCGATTCCGCTGTTTCTTGTTTTGGACAGATTCAAACAGCATGAGTAATTCAGTGCGCTTTCAGGTGCATTGCTTCGTCTAAACTTTGATCAGTTATGGAAACCAACTCCTCCTCCCTCCGCGACCGCGAAGAGAAGCTTAGCCCGGTGAAGCTGCACGCGGCGCAGTATGCGATCGTCGTGATCCTGGTGGTGCTCGTCTCCGGGCTTTGGAATTTGCAGGTTCTGGGCGCGGAGAACTACAAGGCGGCGGCGGAGGCGAACCGGATTCGCAAGGTGCCGGTGCTGGCGCCGCGGGGACGGATCTTCGACCGGGAAGGCCGGCTGATCGTCGATAACTATCCTTCGACCTCCTGCTACCTGCTGCGGGAGCAGGTGAAGGCTGGGGATATCCCGGTGATTGCGGCGGGGCTTCACCTGACGGTGGACCAGATTCAGGCGACACTGAAGCACTTCCAGACGGCTCCGAAGTATCAGCCGATTCCTCTGAAGCAGGACATTACGCCGGATGAGCAGGCGTTCATCGAAGCGCATAAGAACGAGCTGCCGGAGCTGGATACGATCGACGAGCAGCGGCGGCTGTACCCACGGGATGGGTTTGCGGCGCACCTCGTCGGGTATGTGGGTGAGGTTTCTGAACAGATGCTGGCGAACGATCCGCGTTACGCAGC is a window of Granulicella tundricola MP5ACTX9 DNA encoding:
- a CDS encoding rod shape-determining protein translates to MSSNNFQMRYSRVHNMRSLFSLFSSDLAIDLGTANTLVFAHGKGIIVNEPSIIAVNQITGEVEAVGKEAKEMLGRTPGNIVAIKPMKDGVIADFKQTEKMLNYFIQKAHNRKMMVHPRIVIGVPSEITQVEKRAVMDSAYRAKASEVHLVEQAMVAAIGAGLPITEPGGNMVVDIGGGTTDIAVISLAGIVYSRSVRMAGNQMDDAITTYIKRKYNLLIGERTAEQIKMELGSAFPLDKPLTKTITGRNLIEGVPKTISIDDSEIREALSECIATIINGIRVALERTPPELSADISDRGIVLTGGGALIKNLDKRIREETGLPVSVADDPLASVVLGTGQMLSNFKLLRKISID
- a CDS encoding esterase, yielding MRFSLVVAGSLLCGFVQAQQALPPLGMQPVVNPDHTVTFHYVAPEATTALVSIDVSKTPFPMTKDAAGVWTYTTAVLPPEIYGYHFEVDGRMALDPHSVTIKASYTSVGDGFLVPGSPAQPWETTAVPHGTVHVHTFTTKVVQGLEANQDFVYVYTPPGYDAKAKTKYPVLYLLHGWSDTAGGWSTIGQANYILDNLIAAGKAKPMIVVMPLGYGDMSFVRSGGGVWQDLAQIDHNVALFQQSLLTEVIPQVEANYKVAPGRDNRAIAGLSMGGLESVSVGLKNTEMFGWVGGFSSAVHMLKPEALAGLDAKKANLHLLWIACGTSDDLIEPNRRLVTELKAAGMPVTAVETSGAHTWLVWRDNLVTFAPLLFQGK
- a CDS encoding cytochrome P450, which encodes MAPENPASPTRKPWPPGPSVPRRILDGSLFAIDSPAFYKQNAAHFGDVVSFRTPNGFRQFQFNDPKRIEDMLVRDAPHHLRGVVLRRARGILGDGLLTSEEPLHLRQRRLAAPAFHRTRIAGYGREIVRLTQEMTAAWPTSGGIEAHAEMVRLTLRITSRCLLGSDVHASIQTFVDSMATFNDYLPFALLPGAAFLERFPIGPMPGMKRALKALDDLIFGIIAQRRASGILGDDLLGMLMEATDESGQMNDRQVRDEALTILLAGHETTANALTFCLWLAAKHTTHQQHLAEVIKDVCGDRPPEAADFPNLKPLEMFFAESMRLYPPAWVVARTATQDYTMRTGEFIPKGAHLIASQLVVHHDERWWPNPTHFDPLRFTDEAKATRPKFAYFPFGGGARYCIGEGFAWTEGVLMLATVLQHHRLTLPDPTQQTVPITPKFTIRPTREVPILVEPRAH
- the mreC gene encoding rod shape-determining protein MreC; amino-acid sequence: MESFFSRFKNPLALIVILLVQAVALGVQIHRPTDQASPDGSQVRLLRLWALSIMSPFERVSTGTGHGVRGAWSNYLDLRHVRQNNQDLRQEIANLRLQRAALAEDALEGQRLQSLLGFQQHYVSKTVAAQVIGTSGTDQSRVLTLDKGAQDGLKPDMAVITPDGIVGKLRDVFPHTSQLLLVSDPTSGAGVILQATRIRAILHGSPQGRIQINNLTIDSRIKPGEVVLTSGGDQVFPRGLPVGKVESMVPDPEHQPYALITLKPAANLNQLEEVLVITGISPTLGAQTQEELAAEAAARAADTSAERLPGLKADKPEADPTKPVDPNAPAENAPPPSDNAPGLVPKPKPVVHADRFTYGSPAAAADLTPGAPKSDAVPVPHETAPKADVPAKPKAAPKSDAAKPEAPKPEQEIPQ
- the mreD gene encoding rod shape-determining protein MreD, with product MATRSYTSRRELEEYHFSPFVTVLAPLVLIFLQAYLPKVFPRLLILDLPLIAVIFFSVSRRSPIAGSLTGAAIGLFQDLLTHQPIGVNGMAKTVIGYAASSIGVQVDVENLTTRILMNFAFSLLQSVLLFLINRNLLGVHGYKTQWVHELIRAGINTGVAIPLFLVLDRFKQHE